One window of the Chloroflexota bacterium genome contains the following:
- a CDS encoding site-2 protease family protein, with protein sequence MFGGSVRIGRILGIEIRVDYSWFIVFVLVTWSLAGQYFPGTYPGWSRTAYWVIGALTSVLFFASVLAHELAHSLVSEASGVPVKDITLFIFGGAARITDEPQTAGGEFWMALVGPLTSLAIAAVSGFVWLVSRAFSPYLHALASWLAVINLSLALFNLIPGFPLDGGRIFRALVWAVTGNLRQATRIATNLGRLVAYGFILVGVVQLFSGNWVNGLWIAFIGWFLDHAATSSYQRVALREMLAGHKAREVMTTECQFIPPHLTLDTLVDEIILPSGRRCFPVQEGGQLYGLLTLHRISQVPRQAWGHTRVQDVMIPRVQLKTVHPDDELDVILERMTTEDVNQFLVLDEDELLGMVARDNLLNFIRVRSELGL encoded by the coding sequence ATGTTTGGTGGTTCTGTTCGCATCGGTCGTATCCTGGGTATCGAAATCAGGGTGGACTATTCCTGGTTCATTGTTTTTGTGCTGGTAACCTGGTCGCTGGCTGGACAGTATTTCCCGGGCACGTATCCCGGCTGGTCGAGGACTGCCTATTGGGTAATAGGAGCACTGACGTCAGTGCTTTTCTTCGCTTCGGTTCTCGCCCATGAACTGGCACATAGTCTAGTCTCTGAGGCATCTGGGGTGCCGGTGAAAGATATTACCTTGTTCATCTTCGGTGGTGCTGCGCGCATCACGGATGAGCCGCAAACGGCCGGAGGAGAATTCTGGATGGCGCTGGTTGGCCCATTGACTAGCCTCGCGATTGCTGCGGTCTCTGGCTTCGTGTGGCTGGTGAGTCGTGCCTTCAGCCCCTACCTCCACGCGTTGGCGAGTTGGCTGGCTGTAATCAATCTCTCGCTGGCGTTGTTCAACCTCATCCCCGGCTTCCCATTGGATGGCGGACGCATTTTCCGCGCCCTGGTCTGGGCCGTGACCGGCAATCTACGCCAGGCCACGCGCATTGCCACGAACCTGGGGCGCTTGGTGGCGTATGGCTTTATCCTCGTGGGTGTGGTGCAACTCTTCAGCGGCAATTGGGTGAACGGATTGTGGATTGCCTTCATTGGCTGGTTCCTGGACCATGCGGCTACTTCTTCCTATCAGCGCGTGGCATTGCGCGAGATGTTGGCTGGGCATAAAGCGCGCGAAGTGATGACCACGGAGTGCCAGTTCATACCTCCCCATTTGACCCTGGACACGCTGGTGGATGAGATCATTCTCCCCAGCGGACGGCGCTGCTTCCCTGTTCAGGAAGGGGGACAGCTCTACGGTCTGCTGACGTTGCACCGCATCAGCCAGGTGCCTCGCCAAGCCTGGGGGCACACTCGCGTGCAGGATGTCATGATTCCACGTGTTCAACTCAAGACTGTCCATCCCGATGACGAATTGGATGTCATTCTGGAGCGCATGACCACGGAAGACGTCAATCAGTTTCTTGTCCTGGATGAGGATGAACTGCTTGGCATGGTCGCCCGCGATAACTTGCTCAATTTCATCCGCGTGCGCTCTGAGCTGGGCTTGTAG